The Medicago truncatula cultivar Jemalong A17 chromosome 4, MtrunA17r5.0-ANR, whole genome shotgun sequence genome includes a region encoding these proteins:
- the LOC25494122 gene encoding uncharacterized protein, with protein MKRASTNFMSFFPLYTLLLSCFFLQHTQSFTIPNAEVDDLVDDICKKTPNSDLCSSILHSSPQAKTTDAKGIATIMVSDILQNATNTLNYIQVLVSQTKDLQLQRKLSICAETYIPLVKTVLPQAIDSINQKKYGLAAYSMVYIGKEIDSCNKQFSSSPLGDRTSFLHKLLDIAAAILKQLISG; from the coding sequence atgaagagagccTCAACTAATTTTATGTCCTTTTTCCCTCTTTATactcttcttctttcttgtttttttctcCAACACACTCAATCTTTTACTATACCAAACGCTGAAGTTGATGATTTGGTGGATGATATATGCAAAAAGACACCAAATTCTGATCTATGCAGTTCAATCCTACATTCCAGTCCTCAAGCCAAAACAACTGATGCCAAGGGTATAGCCACCATAATGGTTAGTGACATTCTACAAAATGCCACTAACACATTAAACTATATTCAAGTTCTTGTCAGCCAAACCAAAGATCTTCAATTGCAAAGAAAATTATCTATTTGTGCTGAGACATACATTCCATTAGTGAAAACCGTACTTCCACAAGCAATTGATTctataaaccaaaaaaaatatggtttggCTGCTTACTCTATGGTTTATATTGGAAAGGAAATTGACTCTTGCAACAAGCAATTCTCTAGTTCTCCTTTAGGTGATAGGACTAGCTTTCTACATAAGTTGCTTGATATTGCTGCAGCCATACTTAAGCAATTAATAAGTGgctaa